The following coding sequences lie in one Mycobacterium sp. Z3061 genomic window:
- a CDS encoding Mur ligase family protein, which translates to MITTRARLALAAGASARWASRVTGRGAGAMIGGLVAMTLDRSILRQLGVGRRTVIITGTNGKSTTTRMTAAALGTLGAVATNAEGANMDAGLVAALAADRRAGLAALEVDEMHVPHVSDAVEPTAVVLLNLSRDQLDRVGEINVIERTLRAGLARHPNAVVVANCDDVLMTSAAYDSPNVVWVAAGGSWSNDSVSCPRSGEVIVREQGHWYSTGADFKRPSPQWWFDPEDGGMLYGPEGLAVPMRLALPGAVNRGNAAQAVAAAVALGADPRKAVAAVCMVDEVAGRYRTVKIGTHDARILLAKNPAGWQEALSMVDKHADGVVIAVNGQVPDGEDLSWLWDVRFEHFEETRVVAAGERGTDLAVRLGYAGVEHTLVHDTVAAIESCPPGRVEVVANYTAFLQLNRRLARRG; encoded by the coding sequence ATGATCACGACTCGCGCACGTCTGGCTCTTGCCGCCGGGGCAAGCGCGCGGTGGGCGTCGCGCGTCACCGGCCGCGGGGCCGGCGCCATGATCGGCGGACTGGTGGCGATGACTCTGGACCGGTCGATCCTGCGGCAGCTCGGGGTGGGCCGTCGCACCGTCATCATCACCGGCACCAACGGCAAGTCGACGACCACCCGGATGACCGCGGCGGCCCTGGGCACGCTGGGGGCCGTGGCCACCAACGCGGAGGGCGCCAACATGGACGCCGGGCTGGTGGCGGCGCTGGCGGCGGATCGCCGGGCCGGACTGGCGGCCCTGGAAGTCGACGAGATGCACGTGCCGCACGTGTCGGACGCGGTCGAGCCGACCGCCGTCGTGTTGCTCAACCTGTCGCGCGACCAGCTGGACCGGGTCGGCGAGATCAACGTCATCGAACGAACCCTGCGAGCCGGCCTGGCCCGGCATCCCAACGCCGTCGTGGTCGCCAACTGTGACGACGTGCTGATGACCTCGGCCGCCTACGACAGCCCCAACGTGGTGTGGGTGGCCGCGGGCGGCTCCTGGTCGAACGACTCGGTGAGCTGTCCGCGCAGCGGCGAGGTGATCGTGCGCGAGCAGGGCCATTGGTACTCCACCGGCGCCGACTTCAAACGGCCCAGCCCGCAGTGGTGGTTCGACCCGGAAGACGGCGGGATGCTGTACGGACCCGAGGGCCTCGCCGTCCCGATGCGGCTGGCCCTGCCGGGAGCGGTGAACCGCGGCAATGCAGCACAGGCGGTCGCGGCCGCCGTCGCGCTGGGCGCCGACCCGCGCAAGGCGGTGGCGGCCGTCTGCATGGTCGACGAAGTCGCCGGGCGGTACCGCACCGTGAAGATCGGAACGCACGACGCGCGGATCCTGCTGGCCAAGAACCCGGCCGGCTGGCAGGAAGCGCTGTCGATGGTGGACAAGCACGCCGACGGCGTGGTTATCGCGGTCAACGGGCAGGTTCCCGACGGCGAAGACCTGTCGTGGCTGTGGGATGTGCGCTTCGAACACTTCGAAGAGACCCGGGTGGTGGCCGCCGGCGAACGCGGCACCGACCTCGCGGTGCGACTCGGGTACGCCGGCGTCGAGCACACCCTGGTGCACGACACGGTTGCGGCCATCGAGTCCTGCCCGCCCGGGCGGGTCGAGGTGGTCGCCAATTACACCGCCTTTCTGCAGTTGAACCGGAGGTTGGCGCGGCGTGGCTGA